A single region of the Nocardioides aquaticus genome encodes:
- a CDS encoding tyrosine-type recombinase/integrase — protein MPNTKGSRTGFGNTRRLPSGRWQARYTGPDGHSHKAHVTFDTKGDAESWLSTVRTDIVRETWRPPTGAPGAKVLTFGDYAEAWIAGRLVRGRPLADRTLEHYRTLLDTYILPTFGGTPLRYITPELVDHWYAVTAVGKPTTQAHAYSLLRTILGTAVDRNLITTANPAKVRGGGSTQRVKKVRPATLGELEAIVAAMPERYRLMALLASWCALRFGELTELRREDVDTKTGTLRIRRGVVRAAGRTIIKAPKSDAGSRDVAIPPHLMPLVREHLLQHAEPGRGGLLFPAKGGGHLAPSSLYRVFYRARDVAGRPDLRWHDLRHTGAVLAAQTGATLIELMGRLGHSTPAAALRYQHAAQERDVEIARRLSAMVEVSE, from the coding sequence ATGCCCAACACCAAGGGGAGCCGGACCGGCTTCGGCAACACCCGACGACTCCCCTCGGGCCGCTGGCAAGCGCGGTACACCGGCCCTGACGGTCATTCGCATAAGGCTCACGTCACCTTTGACACCAAGGGCGACGCAGAGTCCTGGCTGTCGACAGTCCGCACTGACATCGTGCGCGAGACATGGCGACCACCGACCGGGGCGCCGGGAGCCAAGGTGCTGACGTTCGGTGACTACGCCGAGGCGTGGATCGCGGGCAGGTTGGTGCGGGGCCGACCCCTGGCTGATCGCACCCTCGAGCACTACCGGACGCTGCTGGACACCTACATCCTGCCCACGTTCGGCGGGACTCCCCTGCGCTACATCACGCCTGAGCTCGTCGACCACTGGTATGCCGTAACTGCCGTCGGGAAGCCGACCACCCAGGCACACGCCTACTCCCTGCTGCGGACCATCCTGGGCACTGCGGTGGACCGAAACCTCATCACGACGGCCAACCCGGCCAAGGTGCGCGGAGGTGGCTCGACCCAGCGCGTGAAGAAGGTCCGGCCGGCCACGCTCGGCGAGCTCGAGGCCATCGTCGCCGCCATGCCCGAGCGGTATCGGTTGATGGCTCTGCTGGCGTCCTGGTGCGCCCTGCGGTTCGGCGAGCTGACCGAGCTGCGCCGCGAGGACGTCGACACCAAGACCGGCACGCTTCGCATCCGTCGTGGCGTCGTGCGTGCCGCAGGGCGGACGATCATCAAGGCGCCCAAGAGCGACGCGGGCAGCCGTGACGTGGCGATCCCGCCCCACTTGATGCCGCTGGTGCGCGAGCACCTGTTGCAGCACGCCGAGCCGGGTCGTGGCGGGTTGCTGTTCCCAGCCAAGGGCGGTGGGCACCTGGCCCCCTCGAGCCTCTATCGCGTGTTCTACCGCGCCCGTGACGTCGCTGGACGCCCGGACCTCCGATGGCACGACCTTCGGCACACCGGAGCCGTGCTGGCCGCGCAGACCGGCGCCACGTTGATCGAACTGATGGGCAGGCTGGGGCACTCGACGCCGGCAGCGGCGCTGCGATACCAGCATGCCGCGCAGGAGCGTGACGTCGAGATTGCACGGCGCCTGTCGGCCATGGTGGAGGTGAGTGAGTAG
- a CDS encoding helix-turn-helix domain-containing protein: MSIRITDRRWLSQQEAADYLGVTDRTVRNYISRGTLDGHRVRGSRLVRIDRADLDALMRRIPAGGSA; encoded by the coding sequence ATGTCCATCAGAATCACCGACCGCCGTTGGCTTAGCCAGCAGGAGGCCGCCGACTATCTCGGCGTGACCGATCGCACGGTTCGCAACTACATCTCCCGCGGCACCCTCGACGGCCACCGCGTCCGTGGCTCTCGTCTAGTCCGTATCGACCGCGCGGACCTCGATGCCCTAATGCGTCGCATCCCGGCCGGGGGGTCCGCCTGA
- a CDS encoding phage terminase family protein gives MDGTEPWVVGHRVSRVMRPDLIDDPGNWQAEHRGCSDASAQAAVIEKARAEGARAALSDFPHDDGPGQPPLLPTHTREASVPLVEARDGLAWADLCRDAPQWLTPYLDVPGDGAPPLWVTGVHPDAVGSMGPAAIEWMESNVMERGRPLRLRWWQKLAIVLQLQHRADGTLCWRVILESGPRRIGKSVRLRGMALWRLANGPTLFEPEQLVLHTGKDLAIVREVMRKAWAWAQPLEDWDIKRGMTEPEVSYLGVNRWVARSKDSTTGYDACLALCDEAWDVPPSSIDDDLEPTMLERQSPQLVLTSTAHRRATSLMRGRILDALATDDGETLLLVWAMPPGADPGDETAWRSASPHWSEDRRRMVGSKYAKALAGEADPEADDPDPMQGFIAQYGNVWRFRERRQQRGEGITTETRWGALVETAGVNTPDGAAIESWFGRGISLSLVWRLDERLVVSVSDHADFDSAVDALRATGYRGRTPLGASLMTEPAARRVNRTKGESRTATSVNDLSRMLSEDLVRHDGGQHLTDQVLAVRTLPGADGPRMVSSSRADAIKAAVWAIRVARARIGKPRVVVASS, from the coding sequence GTGGACGGCACCGAGCCCTGGGTCGTGGGCCACCGGGTCAGCCGCGTGATGCGGCCCGACCTGATCGACGACCCTGGCAACTGGCAGGCCGAGCACCGGGGGTGCTCCGACGCCAGCGCGCAGGCAGCCGTGATCGAGAAGGCCCGAGCAGAGGGCGCACGCGCCGCACTGAGCGATTTTCCCCACGACGACGGCCCCGGGCAGCCCCCGCTCCTTCCGACACACACACGGGAGGCCTCAGTGCCGCTCGTCGAGGCTCGAGACGGTCTCGCGTGGGCCGATCTCTGCCGGGACGCACCGCAGTGGCTCACGCCGTACCTCGACGTCCCTGGGGATGGTGCTCCACCGCTGTGGGTCACGGGCGTTCACCCCGATGCGGTCGGCAGCATGGGGCCGGCGGCCATCGAGTGGATGGAGTCCAACGTCATGGAGCGCGGTCGGCCTCTGCGTCTGCGCTGGTGGCAGAAGCTGGCGATCGTCCTTCAGCTTCAGCACCGCGCGGACGGCACGCTGTGCTGGCGGGTCATCCTCGAGTCGGGGCCGCGGCGGATCGGCAAGTCGGTTCGCCTGCGTGGGATGGCGTTGTGGCGACTGGCGAACGGCCCGACGCTCTTCGAGCCCGAGCAGCTGGTGCTGCACACCGGCAAGGACCTCGCGATCGTGCGTGAGGTCATGCGCAAGGCGTGGGCGTGGGCGCAGCCGCTGGAGGACTGGGACATCAAGCGCGGCATGACCGAGCCGGAGGTCTCCTACCTCGGCGTGAACCGCTGGGTCGCCCGCAGCAAGGACTCCACGACCGGGTACGACGCCTGCCTGGCGCTGTGTGACGAGGCGTGGGACGTGCCGCCCTCCAGCATTGACGACGACCTCGAGCCGACGATGCTGGAGCGGCAGTCACCGCAGCTCGTGCTGACCTCGACGGCGCACCGACGGGCGACCAGCCTGATGCGTGGGCGGATCCTCGACGCTCTGGCTACCGACGACGGGGAGACGCTGCTGCTGGTCTGGGCGATGCCTCCTGGTGCGGACCCGGGTGATGAGACGGCTTGGCGCTCAGCGTCGCCGCATTGGTCGGAGGATCGCCGTCGGATGGTCGGCAGCAAGTACGCGAAGGCGCTGGCCGGCGAGGCCGACCCGGAGGCAGACGACCCCGATCCCATGCAGGGTTTCATCGCGCAGTACGGCAACGTCTGGCGCTTCCGGGAACGTCGTCAGCAGCGGGGCGAAGGGATCACCACCGAGACCAGGTGGGGCGCCCTTGTCGAGACCGCAGGTGTAAATACACCCGACGGCGCTGCGATCGAGTCCTGGTTCGGCCGCGGGATCAGTCTTTCGCTGGTCTGGCGCCTCGACGAGCGCCTGGTGGTCTCGGTCTCCGACCATGCCGACTTCGACTCTGCGGTCGACGCTCTGCGGGCCACCGGCTACCGGGGGCGGACCCCGCTGGGTGCCTCGCTGATGACGGAGCCGGCAGCCAGGCGCGTCAACCGCACGAAGGGCGAGAGCCGCACCGCCACCTCGGTCAACGACCTCTCCCGGATGCTGTCTGAGGATCTGGTGCGCCACGACGGAGGGCAGCACCTCACCGATCAGGTGCTCGCCGTGCGCACGTTGCCGGGAGCCGACGGGCCTCGCATGGTCTCCTCGAGCAGGGCCGATGCGATCAAGGCCGCGGTCTGGGCGATCCGCGTTGCCAGAGCTCGAATCGGCAAGCCGCGCGTGGTGGTGGCCAGTTCCTGA
- a CDS encoding phage portal protein, with protein sequence MIGLESYASATAIAPRVSRREAIQVPAVKRSRDLIVGSLGQLPLSVVKADLSIESASWLQQPERNVPRSVTMSRLVEDLLFEQVAWWRIIESDYRNFPARVKRLKPDEVSLDEDQGKVYVGGKHVPDDELIRFDSPNDALLVAGARAIRQCLLLDQAAQRYADGAPPGDYFTPAEGADPFDDDTEAQSLLLDPWASARKRRSTAWVPAAVNYHTATFNPEQLELADQRQHAVLEIARVAGVDPEELGVSTTSRTYANQFDRRKNFLDFTLGSYRAAVEDRLSMGDVTPRGSLVRFDLDGFLRSSAKERFEAYKLGLEVGAIGPEEIRPAEGKPQLIAERPIAPVRAIGSTPTQRTEETA encoded by the coding sequence GTGATCGGCCTGGAGTCCTACGCCTCCGCCACCGCGATCGCTCCCCGCGTCTCGCGCCGTGAGGCCATCCAGGTCCCGGCCGTCAAGCGGTCCCGCGACCTGATCGTTGGCTCGCTCGGCCAGCTCCCGCTCAGCGTGGTCAAGGCCGATCTCAGCATCGAGTCCGCCTCCTGGCTCCAGCAGCCCGAGCGCAACGTCCCCCGCTCGGTGACCATGTCCCGCCTGGTCGAGGATCTCCTCTTCGAGCAGGTCGCCTGGTGGCGGATCATCGAGTCCGACTACCGCAACTTCCCGGCCCGCGTGAAGCGCCTCAAGCCCGACGAGGTCTCCCTCGACGAGGATCAGGGCAAGGTCTACGTCGGCGGCAAGCACGTCCCTGACGACGAGCTGATCCGCTTCGACTCCCCGAACGACGCGCTGCTCGTTGCCGGCGCCCGCGCGATCCGTCAGTGCCTCCTGCTCGACCAGGCCGCTCAGCGTTACGCCGACGGTGCGCCTCCCGGTGACTACTTCACCCCGGCCGAGGGCGCCGACCCGTTCGACGACGACACCGAGGCCCAGTCGCTGCTGCTCGACCCTTGGGCGTCTGCCCGGAAGCGCCGGTCGACCGCATGGGTCCCGGCCGCGGTGAACTACCACACCGCCACCTTCAATCCCGAGCAGCTCGAGCTGGCCGACCAGCGCCAGCACGCCGTGCTCGAGATCGCCCGCGTGGCCGGCGTCGACCCCGAAGAGCTGGGCGTCTCGACCACCTCGCGGACCTACGCCAACCAGTTCGACCGCCGCAAGAACTTCCTCGACTTCACCCTCGGCAGCTACCGCGCCGCCGTCGAGGACCGCCTCTCGATGGGCGACGTCACCCCGCGCGGCTCGCTGGTGCGCTTCGACCTCGACGGGTTCCTGCGCTCGTCTGCCAAGGAGCGTTTCGAGGCTTACAAGCTCGGCCTGGAGGTCGGCGCCATCGGGCCCGAGGAGATCCGGCCCGCCGAGGGCAAGCCGCAGTTGATCGCTGAGCGCCCCATCGCTCCCGTGCGCGCGATCGGCAGCACGCCCACCCAGCGCACCGAGGAGACCGCATGA